From the genome of Denticeps clupeoides chromosome 4, fDenClu1.1, whole genome shotgun sequence, one region includes:
- the dtna gene encoding dystrobrevin alpha isoform X3, translating to MTEEVGVRGGNMAERRQLFAEMRAQELDSIRLSTYRTACKLRFVQKKCNLHLVDIWNIIEAFRENGLNTMDLNTEFSVARLEAILSTVFCQLNKRMPTTHQISVDQSISLLLNFLLAAYDAQGHGKISVFVVKMALATICGGKILDKLRYVFSQISDPEGIMVYAQFDQFLQEVLKLPMTVFEGPSFGYTEQTTRSCFPQQKKVSLNTFLDTIMSDPPPQCLVWLPLMHRLANVENVFHPVECSYCHSESMMGFRYRCQRCHNYQLCQDCFWRGHASGSHSNQHQMKEYTSWKSPAKKLSSALSKSLSCASTREPMHPMFPDMPEKPLNLAHVVDTWPPRPMNSLNDFPMLSHSMPTTGNPFSTKTLDYTRDTADRLADEHALVGLYVNLLQSAPACILDSSSNGQDEHCLIARYAARLAADATPAAQQVRVPTDLSFSLDVNKQQRQLITELENKNREILLEIQRLRLQQEQEQEQASQPLDKAQHSPALLTELRLLRQRKDELEQRMSSLQESRRELMVQLEQLMLLLKTQGPAAQPRTSPSHTVSRPIPMPTQASSASTTPTQTPLDSLMGLGGDVQEAFAQGSRRNLRNDLLVAADSITNTMSSLVKELNSEAGSETEESAGDPERRLQFDELVVSPTSEAYLSQLHARKPGSGGHHRLEGGAEEAYENDLVQQLETELKLDGLLAQRQEQEKAYMVTSQE from the exons ATGACTGAAGAGGTCGGGGTCCGGGGCGGGAACATGGCGGAGAGACGGCAGCTGTTTGCGGAGATGC GGGCTCAGGAGTTGGATTCAATTCGATTATCAACTTACAGAACAGCCTGCAAACTCAGATTTGTTCAGAAGAAGTGCAATC TGCACCTGGTTGACATCTGGAACATCATCGAGGCTTTCAGGGAAAATGGGCTCAACACCATGGACCTCAACACGGAGTTCAGCGTGGCGCGTCTAGAAGCAATACTGTCCACCGTCTTCTGCCAGCTGAACAAGCGGATGCCCACCACGCACCAGATCAGCGTGGACCAGTCCATCAGCCTGCTGCTAAACTTCCTGCTGGCGGCCTACGATGC GCAGGGGCACGGAAAAATCTCGGTGTTCGTGGTGAAAATGGCTCTCGCCACGATTTGTGGAGGGAAGATCCTGGACAAGCTGAGAT ATGTTTTTTCGCAGATCTCTGACCCCGAGGGCATCATGGTGTACGCGCAGTTCGACCAGTTCCTGCAAGAGGTGCTGAAACTGCCGATGACCGTCTTTGAGGGACCTTCGTTCGGCTACACGGAACAAACCACCAGGTCCTGCTTTCCCCAGCAG AAAAAGGTCTCCCTGAACACATTCCTGGACACCATCATGTCCGACCCTCCCCCGCAGTGTCTGGTGTGGCTGCCGCTCATGCATCGACTGGCCAACGTGGAGAACG TCTTCCACCCGGTCGAGTGTTCCTACTGCCACAGCGAGAGCATGATGGGCTTCCGCTACCGCTGCCAGCGATGCCACAACTACCAGCTCTGCCAGGACTGCTTCTGGCGGGGCCACGCCAGCGGTTCCCATAGCAACCAGCACCAAATGAAGGAGTACACGTCATGG AAatctcctgccaaaaaactgtCCAGTGCCCTCAGCAAGTCCCTCAGCTGCGCTTCCACCCGGGAGCCTATGCACCCGATGTTCCCCGACATGCCTGAGAAACCGCTGAACCTCGCACATGTAGT CGATACTTG GCCTCCCAGACCAATGAACAGCTTGAATGACTTCCCAATGTTGTCCCATTCAATGCCCACCACAGGGAACCCCTTCTCCACTAAGAC GTTAGACTACACCCGCGACACCGCCGATAGGTTGGCAGACGAGCATGCGCTCGTGGGGCTGTATGTCAATCTCCTGCAGAGCGCCCCCGCATG tATACTGGACAGCAGCAGCAATGGCCAGGACGAGCACTGTCTGATCGCGCGCTACGCCGCCCGACTAGCCGCCGACGCCACCCCTGCG GCCCAGCAGGTCAGGGTCCCCACAGACCTGTCCTTCTCACTGGACGTCAACAAGCAGCAGAGGCAGCTGATAACGGAACTGGAGAACAAGAACAG GGAGATTCTTCTGGAGATCCAGCGTCTGAGGCTGCAGCAGGAACAGGAGCAGGAACAGGCCTCACAGCCTCTCGACAAAGCCCAGCACAGCCCTGCACTACTGACCGAGCTCAGACTGCtgag GCAGCGGAAAGACGAGCTGGAGCAGAGGATGTCATCTCTGCAGGAGAGCCGCAGGGAGCTGATGGTGCAGCTGGAGCAGCTGATGCTGCTCCTGAAG ACCCAAGGACCCGCCGCCCAACCGCGCACCTCCCCCAGTCACACGGTCAGCCGGCCCATCCCCATGCCAACGCAGGCCAGCTCAGCGAGCACCACGCCCACCCAGACACCCCTGGATTCCCTGATGGGGCTGGGAGGGGACGTCCAGGAGGCCTTTGCTCAGG GCTCTCGGAGGAACCTGAGGAACGATCTCCTCGTTGCAGCTGATTCCATCACCAACACCATGTCTTCACTGGTCAAAGAATTAAATTCAG AAGCCGGCAGTGAGACGGAGGAGAGCGCAGGGGACCCCGAAAGGCGTCTGCAGTTTGATGAGCTGGTGGTCTCCCCGACTTCTGAGGCCTACCTCTCACAGCTCCACGCCAGAAAGCCAGG GTCTGGCGGCCACCATCGCTTGGAAGGCGGGGCAGAGGAGGCCTATGAGAACGACCTGGTCCAGCAGCTGGAGACGGAGCTGAAGCTGGACGGGCTTCTGGCCCAGAGGCAGGAGCAGGAGAAAGCCTACATG GTGACTTCACAGGAGTGA
- the dtna gene encoding dystrobrevin alpha isoform X1, whose translation MTEEVGVRGGNMAERRQLFAEMRAQELDSIRLSTYRTACKLRFVQKKCNLHLVDIWNIIEAFRENGLNTMDLNTEFSVARLEAILSTVFCQLNKRMPTTHQISVDQSISLLLNFLLAAYDAQGHGKISVFVVKMALATICGGKILDKLRYVFSQISDPEGIMVYAQFDQFLQEVLKLPMTVFEGPSFGYTEQTTRSCFPQQKKVSLNTFLDTIMSDPPPQCLVWLPLMHRLANVENVFHPVECSYCHSESMMGFRYRCQRCHNYQLCQDCFWRGHASGSHSNQHQMKEYTSWKSPAKKLSSALSKSLSCASTREPMHPMFPDMPEKPLNLAHVVDTWPPRPMNSLNDFPMLSHSMPTTGNPFSTKTLDYTRDTADRLADEHALVGLYVNLLQSAPACILDSSSNGQDEHCLIARYAARLAADATPAAQQVRVPTDLSFSLDVNKQQRQLITELENKNREILLEIQRLRLQQEQEQEQASQPLDKAQHSPALLTELRLLRQRKDELEQRMSSLQESRRELMVQLEQLMLLLKVPAQTQGPAAQPRTSPSHTVSRPIPMPTQASSASTTPTQTPLDSLMGLGGDVQEAFAQGSRRNLRNDLLVAADSITNTMSSLVKELNSEAGSETEESAGDPERRLQFDELVVSPTSEAYLSQLHARKPGSGGHHRLEGGAEEAYENDLVQQLETELKLDGLLAQRQEQEKAYMVTSQE comes from the exons ATGACTGAAGAGGTCGGGGTCCGGGGCGGGAACATGGCGGAGAGACGGCAGCTGTTTGCGGAGATGC GGGCTCAGGAGTTGGATTCAATTCGATTATCAACTTACAGAACAGCCTGCAAACTCAGATTTGTTCAGAAGAAGTGCAATC TGCACCTGGTTGACATCTGGAACATCATCGAGGCTTTCAGGGAAAATGGGCTCAACACCATGGACCTCAACACGGAGTTCAGCGTGGCGCGTCTAGAAGCAATACTGTCCACCGTCTTCTGCCAGCTGAACAAGCGGATGCCCACCACGCACCAGATCAGCGTGGACCAGTCCATCAGCCTGCTGCTAAACTTCCTGCTGGCGGCCTACGATGC GCAGGGGCACGGAAAAATCTCGGTGTTCGTGGTGAAAATGGCTCTCGCCACGATTTGTGGAGGGAAGATCCTGGACAAGCTGAGAT ATGTTTTTTCGCAGATCTCTGACCCCGAGGGCATCATGGTGTACGCGCAGTTCGACCAGTTCCTGCAAGAGGTGCTGAAACTGCCGATGACCGTCTTTGAGGGACCTTCGTTCGGCTACACGGAACAAACCACCAGGTCCTGCTTTCCCCAGCAG AAAAAGGTCTCCCTGAACACATTCCTGGACACCATCATGTCCGACCCTCCCCCGCAGTGTCTGGTGTGGCTGCCGCTCATGCATCGACTGGCCAACGTGGAGAACG TCTTCCACCCGGTCGAGTGTTCCTACTGCCACAGCGAGAGCATGATGGGCTTCCGCTACCGCTGCCAGCGATGCCACAACTACCAGCTCTGCCAGGACTGCTTCTGGCGGGGCCACGCCAGCGGTTCCCATAGCAACCAGCACCAAATGAAGGAGTACACGTCATGG AAatctcctgccaaaaaactgtCCAGTGCCCTCAGCAAGTCCCTCAGCTGCGCTTCCACCCGGGAGCCTATGCACCCGATGTTCCCCGACATGCCTGAGAAACCGCTGAACCTCGCACATGTAGT CGATACTTG GCCTCCCAGACCAATGAACAGCTTGAATGACTTCCCAATGTTGTCCCATTCAATGCCCACCACAGGGAACCCCTTCTCCACTAAGAC GTTAGACTACACCCGCGACACCGCCGATAGGTTGGCAGACGAGCATGCGCTCGTGGGGCTGTATGTCAATCTCCTGCAGAGCGCCCCCGCATG tATACTGGACAGCAGCAGCAATGGCCAGGACGAGCACTGTCTGATCGCGCGCTACGCCGCCCGACTAGCCGCCGACGCCACCCCTGCG GCCCAGCAGGTCAGGGTCCCCACAGACCTGTCCTTCTCACTGGACGTCAACAAGCAGCAGAGGCAGCTGATAACGGAACTGGAGAACAAGAACAG GGAGATTCTTCTGGAGATCCAGCGTCTGAGGCTGCAGCAGGAACAGGAGCAGGAACAGGCCTCACAGCCTCTCGACAAAGCCCAGCACAGCCCTGCACTACTGACCGAGCTCAGACTGCtgag GCAGCGGAAAGACGAGCTGGAGCAGAGGATGTCATCTCTGCAGGAGAGCCGCAGGGAGCTGATGGTGCAGCTGGAGCAGCTGATGCTGCTCCTGAAGGTACCGGCACAG ACCCAAGGACCCGCCGCCCAACCGCGCACCTCCCCCAGTCACACGGTCAGCCGGCCCATCCCCATGCCAACGCAGGCCAGCTCAGCGAGCACCACGCCCACCCAGACACCCCTGGATTCCCTGATGGGGCTGGGAGGGGACGTCCAGGAGGCCTTTGCTCAGG GCTCTCGGAGGAACCTGAGGAACGATCTCCTCGTTGCAGCTGATTCCATCACCAACACCATGTCTTCACTGGTCAAAGAATTAAATTCAG AAGCCGGCAGTGAGACGGAGGAGAGCGCAGGGGACCCCGAAAGGCGTCTGCAGTTTGATGAGCTGGTGGTCTCCCCGACTTCTGAGGCCTACCTCTCACAGCTCCACGCCAGAAAGCCAGG GTCTGGCGGCCACCATCGCTTGGAAGGCGGGGCAGAGGAGGCCTATGAGAACGACCTGGTCCAGCAGCTGGAGACGGAGCTGAAGCTGGACGGGCTTCTGGCCCAGAGGCAGGAGCAGGAGAAAGCCTACATG GTGACTTCACAGGAGTGA
- the dtna gene encoding dystrobrevin alpha isoform X9, with translation MTEEVGVRGGNMAERRQLFAEMRAQELDSIRLSTYRTACKLRFVQKKCNLHLVDIWNIIEAFRENGLNTMDLNTEFSVARLEAILSTVFCQLNKRMPTTHQISVDQSISLLLNFLLAAYDAQGHGKISVFVVKMALATICGGKILDKLRYVFSQISDPEGIMVYAQFDQFLQEVLKLPMTVFEGPSFGYTEQTTRSCFPQQKKVSLNTFLDTIMSDPPPQCLVWLPLMHRLANVENVFHPVECSYCHSESMMGFRYRCQRCHNYQLCQDCFWRGHASGSHSNQHQMKEYTSWKSPAKKLSSALSKSLSCASTREPMHPMFPDMPEKPLNLAHVVPPRPMNSLNDFPMLSHSMPTTGNPFSTKTLDYTRDTADRLADEHALVGLYVNLLQSAPACILDSSSNGQDEHCLIARYAARLAADATPAAQQVRVPTDLSFSLDVNKQQRQLITELENKNREILLEIQRLRLQQEQEQEQASQPLDKAQHSPALLTELRLLRQRKDELEQRMSSLQESRRELMVQLEQLMLLLKTQGPAAQPRTSPSHTVSRPIPMPTQASSASTTPTQTPLDSLMGLGGDVQEAFAQGSRRNLRNDLLVAADSITNTMSSLVKELNSEAGSETEESAGDPERRLQFDELVVSPTSEAYLSQLHARKPGSGGHHRLEGGAEEAYENDLVQQLETELKLDGLLAQRQEQEKAYMVTSQE, from the exons ATGACTGAAGAGGTCGGGGTCCGGGGCGGGAACATGGCGGAGAGACGGCAGCTGTTTGCGGAGATGC GGGCTCAGGAGTTGGATTCAATTCGATTATCAACTTACAGAACAGCCTGCAAACTCAGATTTGTTCAGAAGAAGTGCAATC TGCACCTGGTTGACATCTGGAACATCATCGAGGCTTTCAGGGAAAATGGGCTCAACACCATGGACCTCAACACGGAGTTCAGCGTGGCGCGTCTAGAAGCAATACTGTCCACCGTCTTCTGCCAGCTGAACAAGCGGATGCCCACCACGCACCAGATCAGCGTGGACCAGTCCATCAGCCTGCTGCTAAACTTCCTGCTGGCGGCCTACGATGC GCAGGGGCACGGAAAAATCTCGGTGTTCGTGGTGAAAATGGCTCTCGCCACGATTTGTGGAGGGAAGATCCTGGACAAGCTGAGAT ATGTTTTTTCGCAGATCTCTGACCCCGAGGGCATCATGGTGTACGCGCAGTTCGACCAGTTCCTGCAAGAGGTGCTGAAACTGCCGATGACCGTCTTTGAGGGACCTTCGTTCGGCTACACGGAACAAACCACCAGGTCCTGCTTTCCCCAGCAG AAAAAGGTCTCCCTGAACACATTCCTGGACACCATCATGTCCGACCCTCCCCCGCAGTGTCTGGTGTGGCTGCCGCTCATGCATCGACTGGCCAACGTGGAGAACG TCTTCCACCCGGTCGAGTGTTCCTACTGCCACAGCGAGAGCATGATGGGCTTCCGCTACCGCTGCCAGCGATGCCACAACTACCAGCTCTGCCAGGACTGCTTCTGGCGGGGCCACGCCAGCGGTTCCCATAGCAACCAGCACCAAATGAAGGAGTACACGTCATGG AAatctcctgccaaaaaactgtCCAGTGCCCTCAGCAAGTCCCTCAGCTGCGCTTCCACCCGGGAGCCTATGCACCCGATGTTCCCCGACATGCCTGAGAAACCGCTGAACCTCGCACATGTAGT GCCTCCCAGACCAATGAACAGCTTGAATGACTTCCCAATGTTGTCCCATTCAATGCCCACCACAGGGAACCCCTTCTCCACTAAGAC GTTAGACTACACCCGCGACACCGCCGATAGGTTGGCAGACGAGCATGCGCTCGTGGGGCTGTATGTCAATCTCCTGCAGAGCGCCCCCGCATG tATACTGGACAGCAGCAGCAATGGCCAGGACGAGCACTGTCTGATCGCGCGCTACGCCGCCCGACTAGCCGCCGACGCCACCCCTGCG GCCCAGCAGGTCAGGGTCCCCACAGACCTGTCCTTCTCACTGGACGTCAACAAGCAGCAGAGGCAGCTGATAACGGAACTGGAGAACAAGAACAG GGAGATTCTTCTGGAGATCCAGCGTCTGAGGCTGCAGCAGGAACAGGAGCAGGAACAGGCCTCACAGCCTCTCGACAAAGCCCAGCACAGCCCTGCACTACTGACCGAGCTCAGACTGCtgag GCAGCGGAAAGACGAGCTGGAGCAGAGGATGTCATCTCTGCAGGAGAGCCGCAGGGAGCTGATGGTGCAGCTGGAGCAGCTGATGCTGCTCCTGAAG ACCCAAGGACCCGCCGCCCAACCGCGCACCTCCCCCAGTCACACGGTCAGCCGGCCCATCCCCATGCCAACGCAGGCCAGCTCAGCGAGCACCACGCCCACCCAGACACCCCTGGATTCCCTGATGGGGCTGGGAGGGGACGTCCAGGAGGCCTTTGCTCAGG GCTCTCGGAGGAACCTGAGGAACGATCTCCTCGTTGCAGCTGATTCCATCACCAACACCATGTCTTCACTGGTCAAAGAATTAAATTCAG AAGCCGGCAGTGAGACGGAGGAGAGCGCAGGGGACCCCGAAAGGCGTCTGCAGTTTGATGAGCTGGTGGTCTCCCCGACTTCTGAGGCCTACCTCTCACAGCTCCACGCCAGAAAGCCAGG GTCTGGCGGCCACCATCGCTTGGAAGGCGGGGCAGAGGAGGCCTATGAGAACGACCTGGTCCAGCAGCTGGAGACGGAGCTGAAGCTGGACGGGCTTCTGGCCCAGAGGCAGGAGCAGGAGAAAGCCTACATG GTGACTTCACAGGAGTGA
- the dtna gene encoding dystrobrevin alpha isoform X5 has protein sequence MTEEVGVRGGNMAERRQLFAEMRAQELDSIRLSTYRTACKLRFVQKKCNLHLVDIWNIIEAFRENGLNTMDLNTEFSVARLEAILSTVFCQLNKRMPTTHQISVDQSISLLLNFLLAAYDAQGHGKISVFVVKMALATICGGKILDKLRYVFSQISDPEGIMVYAQFDQFLQEVLKLPMTVFEGPSFGYTEQTTRSCFPQQKKVSLNTFLDTIMSDPPPQCLVWLPLMHRLANVENVFHPVECSYCHSESMMGFRYRCQRCHNYQLCQDCFWRGHASGSHSNQHQMKEYTSWKSPAKKLSSALSKSLSCASTREPMHPMFPDMPEKPLNLAHVVPPRPMNSLNDFPMLSHSMPTTGNPFSTKTILDSSSNGQDEHCLIARYAARLAADATPAAQQVRVPTDLSFSLDVNKQQRQLITELENKNREILLEIQRLRLQQEQEQEQASQPLDKAQHSPALLTELRLLRQRKDELEQRMSSLQESRRELMVQLEQLMLLLKVPAQTQGPAAQPRTSPSHTVSRPIPMPTQASSASTTPTQTPLDSLMGLGGDVQEAFAQGSRRNLRNDLLVAADSITNTMSSLVKELNSEAGSETEESAGDPERRLQFDELVVSPTSEAYLSQLHARKPGSGGHHRLEGGAEEAYENDLVQQLETELKLDGLLAQRQEQEKAYMVTSQE, from the exons ATGACTGAAGAGGTCGGGGTCCGGGGCGGGAACATGGCGGAGAGACGGCAGCTGTTTGCGGAGATGC GGGCTCAGGAGTTGGATTCAATTCGATTATCAACTTACAGAACAGCCTGCAAACTCAGATTTGTTCAGAAGAAGTGCAATC TGCACCTGGTTGACATCTGGAACATCATCGAGGCTTTCAGGGAAAATGGGCTCAACACCATGGACCTCAACACGGAGTTCAGCGTGGCGCGTCTAGAAGCAATACTGTCCACCGTCTTCTGCCAGCTGAACAAGCGGATGCCCACCACGCACCAGATCAGCGTGGACCAGTCCATCAGCCTGCTGCTAAACTTCCTGCTGGCGGCCTACGATGC GCAGGGGCACGGAAAAATCTCGGTGTTCGTGGTGAAAATGGCTCTCGCCACGATTTGTGGAGGGAAGATCCTGGACAAGCTGAGAT ATGTTTTTTCGCAGATCTCTGACCCCGAGGGCATCATGGTGTACGCGCAGTTCGACCAGTTCCTGCAAGAGGTGCTGAAACTGCCGATGACCGTCTTTGAGGGACCTTCGTTCGGCTACACGGAACAAACCACCAGGTCCTGCTTTCCCCAGCAG AAAAAGGTCTCCCTGAACACATTCCTGGACACCATCATGTCCGACCCTCCCCCGCAGTGTCTGGTGTGGCTGCCGCTCATGCATCGACTGGCCAACGTGGAGAACG TCTTCCACCCGGTCGAGTGTTCCTACTGCCACAGCGAGAGCATGATGGGCTTCCGCTACCGCTGCCAGCGATGCCACAACTACCAGCTCTGCCAGGACTGCTTCTGGCGGGGCCACGCCAGCGGTTCCCATAGCAACCAGCACCAAATGAAGGAGTACACGTCATGG AAatctcctgccaaaaaactgtCCAGTGCCCTCAGCAAGTCCCTCAGCTGCGCTTCCACCCGGGAGCCTATGCACCCGATGTTCCCCGACATGCCTGAGAAACCGCTGAACCTCGCACATGTAGT GCCTCCCAGACCAATGAACAGCTTGAATGACTTCCCAATGTTGTCCCATTCAATGCCCACCACAGGGAACCCCTTCTCCACTAAGAC tATACTGGACAGCAGCAGCAATGGCCAGGACGAGCACTGTCTGATCGCGCGCTACGCCGCCCGACTAGCCGCCGACGCCACCCCTGCG GCCCAGCAGGTCAGGGTCCCCACAGACCTGTCCTTCTCACTGGACGTCAACAAGCAGCAGAGGCAGCTGATAACGGAACTGGAGAACAAGAACAG GGAGATTCTTCTGGAGATCCAGCGTCTGAGGCTGCAGCAGGAACAGGAGCAGGAACAGGCCTCACAGCCTCTCGACAAAGCCCAGCACAGCCCTGCACTACTGACCGAGCTCAGACTGCtgag GCAGCGGAAAGACGAGCTGGAGCAGAGGATGTCATCTCTGCAGGAGAGCCGCAGGGAGCTGATGGTGCAGCTGGAGCAGCTGATGCTGCTCCTGAAGGTACCGGCACAG ACCCAAGGACCCGCCGCCCAACCGCGCACCTCCCCCAGTCACACGGTCAGCCGGCCCATCCCCATGCCAACGCAGGCCAGCTCAGCGAGCACCACGCCCACCCAGACACCCCTGGATTCCCTGATGGGGCTGGGAGGGGACGTCCAGGAGGCCTTTGCTCAGG GCTCTCGGAGGAACCTGAGGAACGATCTCCTCGTTGCAGCTGATTCCATCACCAACACCATGTCTTCACTGGTCAAAGAATTAAATTCAG AAGCCGGCAGTGAGACGGAGGAGAGCGCAGGGGACCCCGAAAGGCGTCTGCAGTTTGATGAGCTGGTGGTCTCCCCGACTTCTGAGGCCTACCTCTCACAGCTCCACGCCAGAAAGCCAGG GTCTGGCGGCCACCATCGCTTGGAAGGCGGGGCAGAGGAGGCCTATGAGAACGACCTGGTCCAGCAGCTGGAGACGGAGCTGAAGCTGGACGGGCTTCTGGCCCAGAGGCAGGAGCAGGAGAAAGCCTACATG GTGACTTCACAGGAGTGA
- the dtna gene encoding dystrobrevin alpha isoform X2: MTEEVGVRGGNMAERRQLFAEMRAQELDSIRLSTYRTACKLRFVQKKCNLHLVDIWNIIEAFRENGLNTMDLNTEFSVARLEAILSTVFCQLNKRMPTTHQISVDQSISLLLNFLLAAYDAQGHGKISVFVVKMALATICGGKILDKLRYVFSQISDPEGIMVYAQFDQFLQEVLKLPMTVFEGPSFGYTEQTTRSCFPQQKKVSLNTFLDTIMSDPPPQCLVWLPLMHRLANVENVFHPVECSYCHSESMMGFRYRCQRCHNYQLCQDCFWRGHASGSHSNQHQMKEYTSWKSPAKKLSSALSKSLSCASTREPMHPMFPDMPEKPLNLAHVVPPRPMNSLNDFPMLSHSMPTTGNPFSTKTLDYTRDTADRLADEHALVGLYVNLLQSAPACILDSSSNGQDEHCLIARYAARLAADATPAAQQVRVPTDLSFSLDVNKQQRQLITELENKNREILLEIQRLRLQQEQEQEQASQPLDKAQHSPALLTELRLLRQRKDELEQRMSSLQESRRELMVQLEQLMLLLKVPAQTQGPAAQPRTSPSHTVSRPIPMPTQASSASTTPTQTPLDSLMGLGGDVQEAFAQGSRRNLRNDLLVAADSITNTMSSLVKELNSEAGSETEESAGDPERRLQFDELVVSPTSEAYLSQLHARKPGSGGHHRLEGGAEEAYENDLVQQLETELKLDGLLAQRQEQEKAYMVTSQE; encoded by the exons ATGACTGAAGAGGTCGGGGTCCGGGGCGGGAACATGGCGGAGAGACGGCAGCTGTTTGCGGAGATGC GGGCTCAGGAGTTGGATTCAATTCGATTATCAACTTACAGAACAGCCTGCAAACTCAGATTTGTTCAGAAGAAGTGCAATC TGCACCTGGTTGACATCTGGAACATCATCGAGGCTTTCAGGGAAAATGGGCTCAACACCATGGACCTCAACACGGAGTTCAGCGTGGCGCGTCTAGAAGCAATACTGTCCACCGTCTTCTGCCAGCTGAACAAGCGGATGCCCACCACGCACCAGATCAGCGTGGACCAGTCCATCAGCCTGCTGCTAAACTTCCTGCTGGCGGCCTACGATGC GCAGGGGCACGGAAAAATCTCGGTGTTCGTGGTGAAAATGGCTCTCGCCACGATTTGTGGAGGGAAGATCCTGGACAAGCTGAGAT ATGTTTTTTCGCAGATCTCTGACCCCGAGGGCATCATGGTGTACGCGCAGTTCGACCAGTTCCTGCAAGAGGTGCTGAAACTGCCGATGACCGTCTTTGAGGGACCTTCGTTCGGCTACACGGAACAAACCACCAGGTCCTGCTTTCCCCAGCAG AAAAAGGTCTCCCTGAACACATTCCTGGACACCATCATGTCCGACCCTCCCCCGCAGTGTCTGGTGTGGCTGCCGCTCATGCATCGACTGGCCAACGTGGAGAACG TCTTCCACCCGGTCGAGTGTTCCTACTGCCACAGCGAGAGCATGATGGGCTTCCGCTACCGCTGCCAGCGATGCCACAACTACCAGCTCTGCCAGGACTGCTTCTGGCGGGGCCACGCCAGCGGTTCCCATAGCAACCAGCACCAAATGAAGGAGTACACGTCATGG AAatctcctgccaaaaaactgtCCAGTGCCCTCAGCAAGTCCCTCAGCTGCGCTTCCACCCGGGAGCCTATGCACCCGATGTTCCCCGACATGCCTGAGAAACCGCTGAACCTCGCACATGTAGT GCCTCCCAGACCAATGAACAGCTTGAATGACTTCCCAATGTTGTCCCATTCAATGCCCACCACAGGGAACCCCTTCTCCACTAAGAC GTTAGACTACACCCGCGACACCGCCGATAGGTTGGCAGACGAGCATGCGCTCGTGGGGCTGTATGTCAATCTCCTGCAGAGCGCCCCCGCATG tATACTGGACAGCAGCAGCAATGGCCAGGACGAGCACTGTCTGATCGCGCGCTACGCCGCCCGACTAGCCGCCGACGCCACCCCTGCG GCCCAGCAGGTCAGGGTCCCCACAGACCTGTCCTTCTCACTGGACGTCAACAAGCAGCAGAGGCAGCTGATAACGGAACTGGAGAACAAGAACAG GGAGATTCTTCTGGAGATCCAGCGTCTGAGGCTGCAGCAGGAACAGGAGCAGGAACAGGCCTCACAGCCTCTCGACAAAGCCCAGCACAGCCCTGCACTACTGACCGAGCTCAGACTGCtgag GCAGCGGAAAGACGAGCTGGAGCAGAGGATGTCATCTCTGCAGGAGAGCCGCAGGGAGCTGATGGTGCAGCTGGAGCAGCTGATGCTGCTCCTGAAGGTACCGGCACAG ACCCAAGGACCCGCCGCCCAACCGCGCACCTCCCCCAGTCACACGGTCAGCCGGCCCATCCCCATGCCAACGCAGGCCAGCTCAGCGAGCACCACGCCCACCCAGACACCCCTGGATTCCCTGATGGGGCTGGGAGGGGACGTCCAGGAGGCCTTTGCTCAGG GCTCTCGGAGGAACCTGAGGAACGATCTCCTCGTTGCAGCTGATTCCATCACCAACACCATGTCTTCACTGGTCAAAGAATTAAATTCAG AAGCCGGCAGTGAGACGGAGGAGAGCGCAGGGGACCCCGAAAGGCGTCTGCAGTTTGATGAGCTGGTGGTCTCCCCGACTTCTGAGGCCTACCTCTCACAGCTCCACGCCAGAAAGCCAGG GTCTGGCGGCCACCATCGCTTGGAAGGCGGGGCAGAGGAGGCCTATGAGAACGACCTGGTCCAGCAGCTGGAGACGGAGCTGAAGCTGGACGGGCTTCTGGCCCAGAGGCAGGAGCAGGAGAAAGCCTACATG GTGACTTCACAGGAGTGA